From Chromohalobacter canadensis, one genomic window encodes:
- the prfA gene encoding peptide chain release factor 1, producing the protein MKATLRTRLDAFQERFEELAALLAEPDVIADQARFRDYSREYAELEPLIETWRVYRRTEGDIEAAEQMREDSDPEMRELAEEESRLSQARLEELDAEVKQLLVPKDPDDGSNVFLEVRAGTGGDEAALFAGDLFRMYSRYAERQGWRIDVINVSHGEQGGYKEMIARVRGDNVYARLKFESGAHRVQRVPATESQGRIHTSACTVAVMPEASAVGDVEINSNDLRVDTFRSSGAGGQHVNTTDSAIRITHLPTGVVVECQEERSQHKNRAKAMAFLAARLKQSAVDAQRQEQADTRRSLVGSGDRSERIRTYNFPQGRITDHRINLTLYKLSDVMTGELDEVINPLIHEYQAEQLSALQTD; encoded by the coding sequence ATGAAAGCGACTCTGCGCACACGTCTCGATGCCTTTCAGGAACGCTTCGAAGAACTCGCTGCCTTGCTGGCCGAGCCAGACGTGATCGCCGATCAGGCCCGCTTTCGCGATTACTCACGCGAATATGCCGAGCTCGAGCCCTTGATCGAAACCTGGCGGGTCTATCGGCGTACCGAGGGCGATATCGAGGCGGCCGAGCAGATGCGCGAGGACAGCGATCCCGAGATGCGCGAGCTGGCGGAGGAAGAGTCGCGTCTGTCGCAGGCGCGACTCGAGGAACTGGATGCGGAGGTCAAGCAGCTCCTGGTGCCCAAGGATCCCGACGATGGCAGCAACGTGTTTCTCGAGGTTCGTGCCGGTACCGGCGGTGACGAGGCGGCGCTATTCGCCGGCGACTTGTTTCGCATGTATTCGCGTTACGCAGAACGCCAGGGCTGGCGAATCGATGTGATCAACGTCAGTCATGGCGAGCAAGGCGGCTACAAGGAAATGATCGCCCGGGTGCGTGGCGACAATGTCTACGCGCGGCTCAAGTTCGAGTCCGGCGCGCACCGCGTGCAGCGGGTGCCGGCCACGGAATCCCAGGGGCGTATCCATACCTCGGCGTGTACCGTGGCGGTCATGCCCGAGGCGTCTGCCGTCGGTGATGTGGAGATCAACAGCAACGACCTGCGTGTGGATACGTTCCGCTCCAGTGGCGCTGGTGGGCAGCACGTCAATACCACGGACTCGGCGATTCGCATCACGCACTTGCCGACCGGTGTAGTGGTGGAGTGCCAGGAAGAGCGTAGCCAGCACAAGAATCGCGCCAAGGCGATGGCGTTTCTGGCAGCGCGTCTCAAGCAGTCCGCCGTGGACGCACAGCGCCAGGAACAGGCCGATACGCGCCGTTCGCTGGTCGGCTCGGGTGATCGTAGTGAACGCATCCGGACCTACAATTTCCCTCAGGGGCGCATCACCGATCATCGCATCAACCTGACGCTTTATAAGCTGAGCGACGTGATGACGGGCGAGCTCGATGAAGTGATCAATCCCTTGATTCATGAGTACCAGGCCGAGCAGCTCTCGGCGCTGCAGACGGACTGA
- the prmC gene encoding peptide chain release factor N(5)-glutamine methyltransferase, translating into MTYDTLLTRAARRLQAADSASPRLDAEVLMMHAASVTRAWLYTWGDRELAGVPRARFEALVAARALGHPVAYLIGEREFWGLRLRVDEATLIPRPDTECLVETLLAKMPHGPGRALDLGTGTGAIALALASERPAWHVTGVDREVAAVAVAKDNAQRLEIANTTFLVSDWFAALGDATFDVIAANPPYIAEGDPHLAQGDVRFEPRSALVASDAGLADLRYLAMTARGHLVAGGWLALEHGWEQASRVREVLAQAGYEDVFSATDLGARERLTLGRAPVMQGQH; encoded by the coding sequence ATGACCTACGATACCTTGCTGACGCGCGCGGCGCGGCGGTTGCAGGCAGCGGACAGTGCCTCACCGCGCCTGGATGCCGAAGTGCTGATGATGCATGCGGCCTCGGTGACCCGTGCATGGCTATATACTTGGGGCGACCGCGAACTCGCAGGCGTGCCCCGGGCACGTTTCGAGGCGCTGGTGGCGGCACGGGCGCTGGGCCATCCCGTGGCGTATCTCATCGGCGAACGCGAGTTCTGGGGGCTACGTCTGCGGGTCGATGAAGCGACCCTGATTCCGCGGCCCGATACCGAGTGCCTGGTTGAAACACTGTTGGCAAAGATGCCGCATGGGCCAGGACGAGCGCTCGACCTGGGGACGGGGACGGGCGCGATTGCCCTGGCGCTGGCCTCCGAGCGACCGGCATGGCATGTCACCGGCGTTGATCGGGAGGTGGCTGCCGTGGCCGTGGCCAAAGATAATGCCCAGCGTTTGGAGATCGCGAACACCACCTTCCTCGTCAGCGACTGGTTTGCCGCGCTGGGGGACGCGACCTTCGACGTCATTGCCGCCAATCCGCCTTATATCGCCGAGGGTGACCCACATCTTGCGCAAGGTGATGTGCGCTTCGAGCCACGCTCGGCGCTGGTGGCGAGCGATGCCGGGCTGGCCGATTTGCGTTATCTGGCGATGACGGCGCGCGGACACCTTGTGGCAGGAGGCTGGCTGGCGCTGGAGCATGGCTGGGAGCAGGCCTCACGGGTTCGTGAGGTGCTCGCGCAGGCCGGGTATGAGGATGTCTTCAGCGCGACCGACCTCGGGGCACGTGAGCGCCTCACGCTGGGGCGAGCGCCAGTGATGCAGGGCCAACATTGA
- a CDS encoding Lrp/AsnC ligand binding domain-containing protein, translated as MKAKTRSLDRIDLNILRCLQDNARISYVDLASQVGLSTTPCLERVKRLEKAGIIRGYKALLDPKALKANLLVFVEISLETQSPAVFDEFRRAVAKLPQIQECHLVSGQFDYILKCRIPEMSAYRQLLGDVVLTLPGVKESKSYVVMEEVKEDVSLHVPDTEQLDT; from the coding sequence ATGAAAGCCAAGACCCGTTCGTTGGATCGTATCGATCTCAATATCTTGCGTTGCCTGCAGGACAACGCGCGTATTTCCTATGTCGACCTGGCGTCCCAGGTCGGCTTGTCCACGACGCCCTGCCTGGAGCGCGTCAAGCGTCTGGAGAAGGCCGGTATCATTCGCGGTTACAAGGCGTTGCTCGACCCCAAGGCGCTCAAGGCCAACTTGCTGGTGTTCGTCGAGATCAGCCTGGAGACCCAGTCGCCGGCGGTATTCGACGAATTTCGCCGGGCCGTGGCCAAGCTACCGCAGATTCAGGAATGTCATCTGGTCTCCGGGCAGTTCGATTACATTCTCAAGTGCCGGATTCCGGAGATGTCCGCTTATCGTCAACTGCTTGGCGATGTCGTGTTGACGCTGCCCGGGGTCAAGGAATCCAAGAGTTACGTGGTCATGGAAGAGGTCAAAGAAGATGTCTCATTGCATGTGCCCGATACCGAGCAGTTGGACACCTGA
- a CDS encoding HesA/MoeB/ThiF family protein, whose amino-acid sequence MDDTALLRYSRQIMLEQLDVDGQQRLLDGHALIVGAGGLGSPAALYLAAAGVGRLSIADDDVVELSNLQRQIAHGESDIGQAKAESAAVAARRLNTGCEVEVIDSRLEGERLERAIAAADVVLDCTDRFSSRYAINRACVAAKRPLVSGAAIRFSGQLAVFDARDAASPCYACLYGEDGDDEALRCAENGVIAPLVGVIGTFQALEALKLLAGVGHPHRGLATFDALSGEWRRFNVGRDPACPVCSASNPA is encoded by the coding sequence ATGGACGATACCGCGCTACTGCGCTATAGCCGCCAGATCATGCTCGAACAACTCGATGTGGACGGCCAGCAGCGCTTGTTGGACGGTCATGCGCTGATTGTCGGTGCCGGCGGCCTGGGCTCGCCGGCGGCGCTGTATCTGGCCGCTGCGGGAGTGGGCCGGTTGTCGATCGCCGATGACGATGTCGTCGAGCTTTCCAATCTGCAGCGCCAGATCGCGCATGGTGAGAGCGACATAGGACAGGCCAAGGCGGAGTCGGCGGCGGTGGCGGCGCGGCGCCTTAATACTGGCTGCGAGGTAGAGGTCATTGACTCGCGTCTCGAGGGAGAAAGGCTCGAGCGCGCGATAGCGGCGGCGGATGTGGTGCTCGACTGCACGGACCGTTTTTCCAGTCGCTACGCCATCAATCGTGCCTGCGTTGCGGCGAAGAGACCGTTGGTCTCGGGGGCGGCAATCCGTTTCTCGGGGCAACTGGCGGTCTTCGATGCGCGTGATGCGGCCTCGCCCTGTTATGCCTGTCTTTACGGCGAGGATGGCGATGACGAGGCACTACGCTGCGCCGAAAACGGTGTGATCGCCCCCTTGGTGGGAGTCATCGGTACCTTTCAGGCGCTCGAGGCGCTCAAGTTGCTCGCCGGTGTCGGGCATCCTCATCGCGGGCTGGCGACTTTCGACGCGCTGAGCGGCGAATGGCGGCGTTTCAATGTCGGTCGCGATCCCGCATGCCCTGTCTGCAGCGCGTCGAATCCCGCCTGA
- a CDS encoding 6-phosphofructokinase: MAQHNAFYAQSGGVTAVINASACGVIETCRRHSDKIGKVYAGHNGIIGALTEDLIDVSQESDEAIAALRHTPGGAFGSCRYKLKDIETHRAQYERLIEVFKAHDIRYFFYNGGGDSADTCLKVSQLSEKMGYPLTAIHVPKTVDNDLPITDNSPGFGSVAKYIATSTRETALDIASMCATSTKVFVLEVMGRHAGWIAAAGALAGNGEGEPPHLIIFPELPFQRAQVMQRVDEAVKKYGYCVIVVSEGARYEDGTFLADAGNTDAFGHRQLGGVAPTLAGMVKQDLGYKYHWAVADYLQRAARHLASKTDVEQAYAVGQKAVELALDGKNAMMPTIKRVSETPYEWRIEAAPLAEVANKEKFMPREYIREDGFGITEAGRRYLSPLIQGEDFPPFENGLPKVAKLTKAKVPRKLPTFEL; the protein is encoded by the coding sequence ATGGCCCAGCACAATGCCTTTTACGCCCAGTCCGGTGGCGTCACCGCCGTCATCAACGCCAGCGCCTGCGGCGTCATCGAAACCTGTCGTCGCCATTCGGACAAAATCGGCAAGGTCTACGCCGGCCACAACGGCATCATCGGCGCCCTGACCGAGGACCTGATCGACGTGTCCCAGGAAAGCGACGAGGCGATTGCCGCACTGCGCCACACGCCGGGCGGCGCGTTCGGTTCCTGCCGCTACAAGCTCAAGGACATCGAGACGCACCGCGCGCAATACGAGCGCCTCATCGAGGTGTTCAAGGCGCATGACATCCGTTACTTCTTCTACAACGGCGGCGGGGACAGCGCCGATACCTGCCTCAAGGTATCGCAGCTCTCCGAGAAGATGGGTTACCCGCTGACCGCGATCCACGTTCCCAAGACCGTCGACAACGACCTGCCGATCACCGACAACTCACCCGGCTTCGGCAGCGTGGCCAAGTATATCGCCACCTCGACCCGCGAAACAGCGCTGGACATCGCCTCCATGTGCGCTACTTCCACCAAGGTCTTCGTGCTCGAAGTGATGGGCCGCCATGCAGGCTGGATCGCCGCCGCCGGCGCCTTGGCGGGTAACGGTGAGGGCGAGCCGCCTCACCTGATCATCTTCCCCGAGCTGCCCTTTCAGCGCGCCCAGGTCATGCAACGCGTCGACGAGGCCGTCAAGAAATACGGTTACTGTGTCATCGTCGTCTCCGAGGGCGCCCGCTACGAGGACGGCACCTTCCTCGCCGATGCCGGCAATACCGATGCCTTCGGCCACCGCCAGCTGGGCGGCGTGGCGCCGACGCTCGCCGGTATGGTCAAGCAGGACCTGGGCTACAAATACCATTGGGCAGTCGCCGACTACCTGCAGCGCGCGGCGCGCCACCTGGCTTCCAAGACCGATGTCGAGCAAGCCTATGCCGTGGGCCAGAAGGCCGTCGAGCTAGCCCTGGATGGCAAGAACGCCATGATGCCGACCATCAAACGCGTCAGCGAAACGCCTTACGAATGGCGTATCGAGGCGGCACCGCTGGCGGAAGTGGCCAACAAGGAAAAGTTCATGCCCCGCGAGTACATTCGCGAGGATGGCTTCGGCATCACAGAGGCGGGACGTCGTTATCTCTCGCCGCTGATCCAGGGCGAAGATTTCCCACCATTCGAAAACGGCCTGCCCAAGGTGGCCAAGCTCACCAAGGCCAAGGTGCCGCGCAAGCTGCCCACCTTCGAGCTCTGA
- the mpl gene encoding UDP-N-acetylmuramate:L-alanyl-gamma-D-glutamyl-meso-diaminopimelate ligase has product MHVHILGVCGTFMGSLARLAKALGHHVSGSDANVYPPMSTQLEEAGIALCEGYAADNLVPRPDLVIIGNALSRGNPEVEAVLNAKLPYVSGPQWLAEHVLPGRQVVAVAGTHGKTTTASLLTWIMEATGHAPGFLIGGVPRNLGVSSRLGDAGAPFVVEADEYDTAFFDKRSKFVHYRPDIAVLGNLEFDHADIFDDLAAIERQFHHLVRTVPGNGQLVVAAEEPALERVLAQGCWSSVVRFGDTDGAQWQWRLESADGRRFEVRHGERAARVEWPLSGRHNVANAVAALAAASACGVTLEEGAAALARFESPRRRQEVRGEVGGIQVIDDFAHHPTAIAATLEGLAASSDAGRLLAVIEPRSNTMRLGSMRERLPESVASADRVWWYRPPEVTWSLDALAAACPVPVTVSDDMPALVEDIVAEARTGDRVVVMSNGAFGGIHEKLLAALEARHGG; this is encoded by the coding sequence ATGCACGTCCATATTCTAGGGGTTTGCGGTACGTTCATGGGGAGCCTGGCGCGGTTGGCCAAGGCACTCGGACATCATGTCAGCGGTTCGGATGCCAACGTCTATCCTCCGATGAGCACTCAGCTCGAAGAGGCGGGCATCGCCCTTTGTGAGGGTTATGCCGCCGATAACTTGGTGCCACGTCCCGACCTCGTGATCATTGGCAATGCGCTATCGCGCGGCAATCCCGAGGTGGAGGCGGTCCTCAACGCCAAGCTGCCCTATGTCTCGGGGCCGCAATGGCTGGCCGAGCATGTCCTGCCTGGGCGACAAGTGGTGGCGGTGGCTGGCACACACGGCAAGACCACGACCGCCAGTTTGTTGACCTGGATCATGGAAGCGACCGGCCACGCCCCGGGATTCTTGATCGGCGGAGTGCCTCGCAACCTTGGGGTATCCTCGCGCTTGGGCGATGCCGGCGCGCCTTTCGTGGTCGAGGCCGATGAATACGACACGGCCTTCTTCGACAAGCGTTCCAAGTTCGTCCACTACCGTCCGGATATCGCGGTGCTGGGCAATCTTGAGTTCGATCACGCGGATATCTTCGATGATTTGGCCGCCATTGAGCGTCAGTTTCATCATCTGGTGCGCACCGTTCCCGGTAATGGCCAGTTGGTCGTGGCGGCCGAAGAACCGGCGCTCGAGCGGGTGCTGGCACAAGGCTGCTGGAGCTCCGTCGTGCGTTTTGGTGACACTGACGGCGCGCAATGGCAGTGGCGGCTGGAAAGCGCCGATGGTCGTCGCTTCGAGGTGCGCCATGGCGAGCGTGCCGCGCGTGTCGAGTGGCCGCTGAGCGGGCGTCACAACGTCGCCAACGCGGTGGCTGCCCTGGCCGCGGCGTCGGCCTGCGGCGTCACGCTGGAAGAAGGCGCGGCGGCGTTGGCACGCTTCGAATCGCCTCGACGGCGTCAGGAGGTGCGTGGTGAGGTCGGTGGTATTCAGGTCATCGACGATTTCGCCCATCATCCCACGGCCATCGCCGCCACGCTCGAGGGTCTGGCTGCGTCGAGCGATGCGGGACGGCTGTTGGCGGTGATCGAGCCGCGATCCAATACGATGCGCCTGGGCAGCATGCGCGAGCGGTTGCCGGAAAGCGTGGCGTCGGCGGACCGCGTGTGGTGGTATCGGCCACCGGAGGTGACATGGTCGCTGGATGCACTGGCAGCGGCCTGCCCGGTGCCCGTGACGGTGAGCGACGATATGCCCGCCTTGGTCGAGGACATCGTGGCCGAGGCGCGCACGGGCGACCGAGTCGTGGTGATGTCGAACGGAGCGTTCGGTGGCATCCATGAGAAATTGTTGGCGGCACTGGAGGCTCGGCATGGCGGATGA
- a CDS encoding flavin prenyltransferase UbiX has product MADETTFEKPVTVALTGASGAQYGLRLIDCLVAARHQVLVLVSKAAQMVIATETDVSLPSNPERLSEALKERSGAAPGQIRCFGREDWMAPVASGSGAPSAMVICPCSTGTLSAVATGASNNLIERAADVALKERRQLILVPRETPFSAIHLEHMLTLTRMGAVILPAAPGFYHRPQTLDDMIDFIVARILNQLGIAHTLMPRWGETT; this is encoded by the coding sequence ATGGCGGATGAGACGACGTTCGAGAAGCCCGTGACGGTGGCGTTGACGGGCGCCTCCGGTGCCCAATACGGGCTGCGACTCATCGATTGCCTGGTGGCGGCACGCCATCAGGTCTTGGTGCTGGTCTCCAAGGCAGCACAAATGGTGATCGCCACCGAAACCGATGTGAGCTTGCCATCGAATCCCGAACGTCTGAGTGAGGCGTTGAAAGAGCGAAGCGGCGCCGCGCCGGGCCAGATTCGCTGCTTCGGCCGCGAGGACTGGATGGCGCCCGTGGCCTCGGGCTCCGGCGCACCGAGCGCCATGGTGATTTGCCCGTGCTCGACGGGAACGCTGTCGGCGGTCGCCACCGGCGCGAGTAACAACCTGATCGAGCGTGCCGCCGACGTGGCGCTCAAGGAGCGGCGTCAGCTCATCCTCGTGCCTCGCGAGACGCCGTTTTCGGCGATCCATCTCGAGCACATGCTGACGCTGACCCGGATGGGCGCGGTGATACTCCCCGCCGCGCCCGGGTTCTATCACCGTCCGCAGACACTCGATGACATGATCGACTTCATCGTGGCGCGCATCCTCAATCAATTGGGCATTGCCCATACCCTGATGCCGCGCTGGGGGGAAACGACATGA
- a CDS encoding LysE family translocator, with product MISLSVLSVFVPTFFMVSLTPGLCMTLSMTLGMTIGVRRAMWMMLGELVGVGLVAVSAVIGVATLMLRYPEVFAAFKWLGGAYLIYLGVMMWRSKGRMAIPDASDAAPSVTPMQLIVQGFVTAVANPKGWAFFIALLPPFLDAGRPMAPQLAVLVGMILTLELTCLLIYAGGGRTASRFLRRDGNVRLLNRVAGSLMVGVGVWLALG from the coding sequence ATGATCAGCCTGTCGGTATTGTCGGTCTTCGTGCCGACATTCTTCATGGTCTCGTTGACGCCGGGCTTGTGCATGACGCTTTCCATGACGCTGGGCATGACGATCGGCGTACGCCGTGCCATGTGGATGATGCTCGGTGAGCTGGTGGGTGTCGGCCTGGTGGCAGTATCGGCAGTGATCGGCGTGGCAACGCTAATGCTGCGGTATCCCGAGGTCTTCGCGGCCTTCAAGTGGCTCGGGGGCGCCTACCTGATCTATCTCGGGGTGATGATGTGGCGCTCCAAGGGGCGCATGGCGATTCCCGACGCCAGCGATGCCGCGCCCAGCGTGACGCCGATGCAATTGATCGTACAAGGCTTCGTCACGGCGGTCGCCAACCCCAAGGGTTGGGCGTTTTTCATCGCTCTGCTGCCGCCTTTCCTGGACGCTGGCCGGCCGATGGCACCGCAACTGGCGGTCTTGGTGGGGATGATTCTCACCCTGGAGCTGACTTGCTTGCTGATCTATGCTGGTGGCGGTCGTACCGCCAGTCGCTTCCTGCGCCGCGACGGCAATGTTCGCTTGCTGAATCGAGTGGCGGGGAGCTTGATGGTTGGTGTCGGTGTCTGGCTGGCGCTGGGCTGA
- a CDS encoding bifunctional DedA family/phosphatase PAP2 family protein — MTEWLYQFSPSPALLILIVLLVALLESLAVIGLLVPGIVLLTAAASLAGHQHLSLPLLLAAAFAGATLGDGLSFWLGYSQRERVHRMWPFTRHPEWLARGVDFFKRYGDLSILIGRFVGPVRPIVPMVAGMLHMPTWRFAAVNIASALLWAPAYLLPGYLLGHSWDKLLALPASSERWLVTLGLMLIMLGVGFSWFRHHLGRGGWVYMRLARFSRTTPRRRRLWLALGAAHPRNEIPLASLALLVASLVALCGWTLWVLEHPAPSLPMDRQIQALLAPLADSWLGEFSNFMALSGDVLGIIALAMPWLVWLLFSRRIAAFLHISSALVGVGFANLVFKHLAGRARPDTPDYLMGSFSYPSAHTSTSIVLIGLAAAFTAEALPVKRRMWVYWGATLVCLPMALSRLVLGVHWASDLIGGALLGLVVCAITRLSYQRFVHVPLPPCPWPPLVVTSLLLLAARIVWLPYV, encoded by the coding sequence GTGACCGAGTGGCTGTATCAATTTTCTCCCTCACCGGCGTTACTGATCTTGATCGTGCTATTGGTGGCGCTGCTTGAGTCGCTCGCCGTGATTGGTCTGCTAGTGCCCGGCATCGTGCTACTGACTGCCGCCGCGTCACTGGCGGGGCATCAGCACCTTTCCCTGCCGTTATTGTTGGCGGCGGCCTTTGCGGGAGCGACCCTCGGTGATGGTCTAAGCTTTTGGCTAGGCTACTCTCAGCGCGAACGCGTGCATCGAATGTGGCCCTTCACCCGCCACCCCGAATGGCTAGCCCGCGGCGTCGATTTCTTCAAGCGCTATGGAGATCTGTCCATCCTCATCGGTCGCTTCGTGGGTCCGGTACGCCCCATCGTACCGATGGTCGCTGGCATGCTGCACATGCCGACATGGCGCTTTGCCGCCGTCAATATCGCTTCCGCCTTGCTTTGGGCTCCCGCCTACCTATTGCCCGGTTATCTACTCGGCCATTCATGGGACAAGCTCCTCGCCTTGCCTGCAAGCAGCGAACGATGGCTCGTTACCCTGGGGCTCATGCTGATAATGCTAGGGGTAGGGTTTTCCTGGTTTCGTCACCATCTCGGGCGCGGCGGCTGGGTTTACATGCGCCTGGCCCGCTTTTCCCGCACGACGCCGCGGCGGCGACGCCTATGGCTCGCCCTGGGCGCCGCTCACCCGCGCAACGAAATACCGCTGGCGTCACTCGCTCTTCTCGTGGCCAGCCTAGTCGCCCTGTGCGGATGGACGCTCTGGGTACTCGAGCACCCTGCCCCCTCGTTGCCGATGGACCGACAAATTCAGGCATTGCTGGCGCCTCTCGCGGATAGCTGGCTAGGCGAATTCAGCAACTTCATGGCCCTGAGCGGAGATGTCTTGGGTATCATCGCACTGGCCATGCCATGGCTGGTGTGGCTGCTTTTTTCGCGGCGTATCGCGGCCTTCCTGCATATCAGTAGCGCGTTGGTGGGTGTAGGGTTCGCCAACCTGGTCTTCAAGCATCTCGCCGGTCGCGCTCGCCCCGATACGCCGGACTACCTCATGGGTTCATTTTCCTACCCCAGCGCCCATACCTCGACGAGTATCGTGCTGATTGGCCTGGCAGCAGCGTTTACGGCCGAGGCTCTGCCCGTGAAACGGCGGATGTGGGTATACTGGGGGGCGACACTGGTATGCCTGCCGATGGCCCTGTCACGCCTCGTTCTGGGCGTGCATTGGGCCAGCGACCTGATCGGCGGCGCACTTCTCGGCCTGGTGGTGTGCGCCATTACGCGCCTCAGCTATCAACGCTTCGTACACGTACCACTCCCCCCCTGTCCATGGCCACCGCTGGTCGTTACCTCTTTGCTGTTGTTAGCGGCACGTATTGTCTGGCTACCCTACGTCTAG
- a CDS encoding diguanylate cyclase domain-containing protein, whose translation MPERLSSSRLHAMAYACGALVLASLAAWHYLMGHYPRILPVTILAIMVSIAALMAENAYARRLPAYLVLISGYLAIAVEAPYLEASGALWMGVPPILATLLLPPGAALLLNVLLAPIWLFLINSVLSTPAGGLQYFTLVIISILPLGWYMQQARLLKTTDQLDTQSGMLSRDALSERLIAEVARARALNQSLSALVIHLPQLDMANEQFGQTTQDTLLTTFYQVVQRNSRRGDAMGRHRHSVFWLLLADAGEAGALIVRERLTHALGEAPLRDIGAIEAQARICHLADDECAERFEQRLIKRGFNLLEPDT comes from the coding sequence ATGCCTGAACGTCTCTCGTCGTCACGCCTCCACGCCATGGCGTATGCCTGCGGGGCGCTCGTGCTCGCTAGTCTCGCGGCCTGGCACTACCTGATGGGCCATTACCCGCGCATCCTGCCGGTCACTATCCTGGCCATCATGGTGTCTATCGCCGCCCTGATGGCAGAAAACGCTTACGCTCGTCGACTACCTGCCTACCTGGTGCTGATCAGCGGCTATCTGGCGATTGCCGTGGAAGCACCCTACCTCGAGGCGTCCGGCGCACTTTGGATGGGGGTCCCGCCGATACTCGCCACGCTGCTCTTACCGCCTGGTGCCGCGCTACTTCTCAATGTACTGCTCGCCCCCATATGGCTATTCCTGATCAACTCTGTTCTATCGACGCCCGCGGGTGGCCTGCAGTACTTCACGCTAGTCATCATCTCAATACTGCCTCTCGGGTGGTACATGCAACAGGCCCGCTTACTCAAGACTACCGATCAACTCGATACGCAAAGCGGTATGCTATCGCGCGATGCGCTCAGCGAGCGGCTTATCGCCGAGGTCGCTCGCGCCCGTGCATTGAACCAATCACTAAGCGCGCTAGTCATTCATTTACCCCAACTCGACATGGCCAACGAGCAGTTCGGCCAAACGACACAAGACACGCTATTGACGACCTTCTATCAGGTGGTACAACGCAACTCTCGACGTGGCGACGCCATGGGGCGGCATCGCCATAGCGTCTTTTGGCTGCTGCTTGCCGACGCTGGGGAAGCCGGCGCTCTCATCGTCCGTGAGCGCTTGACGCATGCGCTCGGGGAAGCCCCGCTTCGCGACATCGGTGCCATCGAGGCCCAGGCACGTATTTGCCACCTGGCAGATGACGAGTGCGCCGAACGTTTCGAGCAACGGCTGATCAAGCGTGGATTCAACCTGCTGGAGCCCGATACTTGA